The genomic region GATCGGCGACAATCGCTGGCCGGTCGCCTGCCGCGACGGCGAGGAGGCGCGACTCGAGCAACTCGGCGCGATGATCGACCAGCGCTGGGGAGATGCGCAGCGCGCGTCCGGCAATACCGGCACGTTGCAGGCACTGCTGCTCGCGGCGCTGATGCTGGCGGACGATCTCGCCGATGCGAAGGCCAGCGCCCGCGCGCCTGGCGAGACCGACGCGCTCGCCGCGATCGCCGGCCGGCTGGAATCGCTCGCAAGCAGCCTTGAGAAAAGCGCGGCGAGCGCCTAAATCCCTTCACGGCGGGTTCTGCCCGGTGCGAGCCTTGAACTATCCCTGAGGCTATTCATCATCCATGGGGGCTGTCCCTGCGCAGATCCTGGTCTGACGTACATGGTCCCCACCTGACGTACTGGGCGTCAGTGGATACTCCGGCAAACGGCCATGGCGGTCCCGCCACCGCTTCTCTCGCTCTCCCGCTCTCATGACCGAAGCGCTTTCCAAGTCCACGATCCGCGCCGCCGCCCGCGCCGCACGCGCGCGTTTCGTCGCAACGCATGGCGCCGACGTCCCCTGCCCCGCGCCGTTCCGCGGCCTGCTGTCGCGCGGTCTGACGGTCGCCAGCTACATGCCGCTGGGCAGCGAAGCCGATCCCGCGCAGCTCGCCCGCGCGGCGGTGGAGGCCGGATGCGCGATCGCGCTGCCGCATGTCGTGGACCGCGCGACGCCGCTGCGCTTCCTCGCGTGGGATACCGAGGCGGCGCTGGCTGCCGGCCCCTTCGGCCTCGCCCAGCCGCATGACCATTGGGCGGAGCTTGCACCCGACATCATCCTCACCCCGCTCGTCGCCTTCACCCGCGGGCTCGACCGGCTCGGGCAGGGCGCGGGGCATTACGACCGCGCCTTCGCGCAATTTCCCGACGCGCGACGGATCGGGGTTGCGCTTTCGGCGCAGGAGGTGGAGGCGCTGCCGGTCGACCCGTGGGACATGCCGCTCCACGCGATCGCGACCGAGAAGGAATGGATCACGCCATGACGCCAAGCTGGCGCAAACCCGCCGGGATGCTCATCATCCTCGCGATCATCGCGGTCTGGTGCGTGGCCGTCGTCAGCCTGTCGGGCGTCGTCGGCCAGTGGCATTGGGCGCTGCAACTTCCCTTCTACATCGTCACCGGCATCGTCTGGATCGCGCCGCTCAAGCCGCTGCTGCGCTGGATGGAGACCGGGCACTGGCGTTGATGTTCTTATTTTGTTCTGATATCACGGGACAATGGATCAGGCCCGGCCCAAATCCCGAGCGGTGCGCGGCGCGACGCGGAACGACGAGAGCCGCCGCTTCAACCTGCCGCAGAACGAGGCGGACGGGGACTGGCTCGACGATCGCGGGCTGATCGACGGCGCGCCGCCACCGCTGCGCACCACCGTCACCGTCGAGCGGCCCAGGACGATCATCAACCGCAACAAGTCCCCCGACATCCCGTTCGACCGCTCGATCAACCCCTATCGCGGCTGCGAGCACGGCTGCATCTATTGCTTCGCGCGGCCGAGCCACGCCTTCCACGATCTCTCCCCCGGTCTCGATTTCGAGACGAAATTGTTCGCCAAGCCCGATGCGGCGGAGTTGCTGCGCGCCGAGCTGGCGAAGAGGAATTATGTCTGCCAGCCGATGGCGATGGGGACGAACACCGATCCCTATCAGCCGATTGAGCGCGAATGGCGCGTCACCCGGCAGGTGATCGAGGTGCTGGCGGCATGCGACCATCCCTTGTTCATCACCACCAAGTCCGACCGGGTGACGCGCGATCTCGACCTGCTCGTGCCGATGGCGGCGAAGGGGCTGGCGGCGGTGGCGATATCGGTCACCTCGCTGGTGCCGCGCATCGCGATGACGATCGAGCCGCGCGCACCGCATCCGGTGCGGCGGCTGATGGCGGTGCGGCGGCTCGCTGACGCGGGCGTGCCGGTCTATGTCAACATGGCGCCGGTGATCCCCGCGATCACCGACAGCGAGGTAGAGGCGATCGTCGAGCAGGCCGCAGGGGCCGGGGCGCGCGGCGTCTCCTTCATCCCGGTGCGCCTGCCGTGGGAGGTCGCGCCGCTGTTCCGCGCGTGGCTGGACGAGCATTTCCCCGATCGCGCGGGCAAGGTGATGTCGATCATCCGCTCGCTGCGCGGGGGGAGGGACAACGATCCCGATTTCCACAGCCGGATGCGCGGACAGGGGCCGTGGGCCGAATTGCTGCGCACCCGCTTCCTGCTCGCGCGCCGCCGCTACGGCATCGACCGCAACGGCGAGAAGATGCGGCTCCGCACCGATCTGTTCCGTCCGCCGGCCGGCCCGCAGGGGGAATTGTTCTAGCTGGACCGACTCCCACCGGCGGGCCTAGGATCGCCCGCAAAGGAGCATTCCCATGACCACCACGATCGATCGCCGCACCGACTGGACCGCCATCGGCGCGGAAGAACTGGCGGACGTCGTCGCGCTGCGCCGCGCGATCCATGCCGAGCCGGAGATCGGCAACCACTGCCCGCGCACCACCGGGAAACTCAAGGCCGCGCTGGTCGGCCTGCCGCTGGAGATCCACGACAGCAAGACGACCACCGGCTTCGTCGCGATCCTGCGCGGCGGGCGCGCCGGCCAGGGCAGCAACACGCGCACCGTGCTGCTGCGCGGCGACATGGACGCGCTGCCGATGAGCGAGGAGACGGGGCTGGACTTCGCCTCCACCGTCCCCGGCGCGATGCACGCCTGCGGCCATGACGCGCATTGCGCGATGCTGGCCGGCGCGGCCAAGGCGCTCTGCGCGCGCAAGGAGCAATTGTCGGGCACGGTCGTGTTCATGTTCCAGCCCGGCGAGGAGGGGCAGCACGGCGCGCGCCACATGATCGAGGACGGGCTGCTGAACATCGTCCGCCCCGACGCCGCCTTCGCGTTGCACATCTCCCCCAACGCCCCCGCCGGCCTGTTCATCGGCCGCGAGGGGCCGCTGCTCGCCTCCACCGACACCGTCAAGGCGACGATCCGCGGCAAGGGCGGGCACGCCGCGATGCCGCACGACTGCCTCGATCCGATCCCGGTCGCCTGCGAGATCGTCGGCGCGGTGCAGACCTTCATCGCGCGCCGCGTGCCCGTGTCCGATCCGGCGGTGCTGACCATCACGCAGATCCACGCCGGCTCCGCGCACAACATCATCCCCGACGAGGTGAAGCTGGCCGGCACGCTGCGCACCCTGTCCGAAACGACGCGCGGCACGATGCGCGCCGCCTTCCGCCAGATCGCGACCGATATCGCCGCCGCGCACGGCTGCACCGCCGAGGTGGAGATCGACGAAGGCTATCCGGTGACGATGTGCGATCCGCGCGCCACCGGACTGGTGCGCGCGCTGGCCGGCGAGATTTCCGGCGAGGACGGCTGGTCCACCATGCCCGCGCCGATGATGGGCGGCGAGGATTTCTCCTATGTGCTGCGCGAGGTGCCGGGGGCGATGGCCTTCATCGGCGTCGCGCCGCAGGGCAGCGATCCGCGCACCAATCCGCCGCTGCACAATACGAAGATGACGATCGACGAGGCGACGATGGCGAAGGGCATCGCGATGCACTGCGCCGCCGCCGAGCGCTATCTCGCCAACGGCTTCGACTGAGTAACGGCCGCCGAGGCGGTGGGGCGGCCGTTCAGCCCGCCACCGCCTCCGCGATCGCCAGCGTGCGCCGCGCCTCGTCGCGGTGGAGCAGTTCGACCATCCTGCCCTCCACGCGGATCGCGCCTTTCCCGGCATTGGCCGGGTCGTCGAACGCCGTGACCACCGCGCGCGCCCATGCCACTTCATCGTCGCTCGGGGAAAAGACCGCATTGGCCGGCGCGATCTGCGACGGGTGGATCAGCGTCTTGCCCTCGAAGCCCCAAGCCAGACCCTGCCGGCATTCCGCCTCGACCCGCGCGGGATCGTCGATCGCGTTGCACACGCCGTCGAGCGCCGCGATCCCCGCCATCCGCGCGCAAAGCACCAGATTCGTCATCGCCGGCAGCAGCGGCGCGCGGTCGACGCCGGGGCGGCAGCGCATCTCCTTGGCGAGATCGTTCGGCCCCAGCACCAGCGCGGCAAGCCCGGTCTCTTCCGCCGCCGCGACGATCGCGGGAAGGTCGACGATCCCCCGGCACGTCTCGATCATCGCCCACAGCGCCGGTCCCGCGCCGAGCGCCGCCCGCGCCCCGCGCAACGTATCGGGCGAGGAGACCTTCGGCAGCAGAACCGCATCGGGCGCGACGCCGGCGATCGCCGCAAGGTCGTCCGCGCCCCATTCGCTGTCCAGCCCGTTGGCGCGCACCACCAGCTCACGCCGGCCGAAGCCGCCCGCGCGCACCGCCGCCACCGCCTGATCGCGGGCCAGCGCCTTCTGGTCGGGCGAGACGGCATCCTCCAGATCGAGGATCACCACGTCGCACTCCAGCCCGCGCGCCTTCTCGATCGCCCGTGCGTTGGATGCGGGCATGAACAATGCGCTGCGCCTCGGTCGTATCAAAGCCTTGCCTCCACCTGATCGTGGAAGTGGCGAATCCCCACCTCCAGCGCGCCGAGCGTTATCCGCTCCACCGCGCCGGATTCCAGCCCCTCCTGGCCCAATGCGGCGGCGCGGAAATCCTCGCTGCCGAACACGCCGCCGTCGAGCAGCGCCCAGCTTTTCTCCCAATGCCTCAGCG from Sphingomonas sp. CL5.1 harbors:
- the zapA gene encoding cell division protein ZapA; the protein is MATVTLVIGDNRWPVACRDGEEARLEQLGAMIDQRWGDAQRASGNTGTLQALLLAALMLADDLADAKASARAPGETDALAAIAGRLESLASSLEKSAASA
- a CDS encoding 5-formyltetrahydrofolate cyclo-ligase encodes the protein MTEALSKSTIRAAARAARARFVATHGADVPCPAPFRGLLSRGLTVASYMPLGSEADPAQLARAAVEAGCAIALPHVVDRATPLRFLAWDTEAALAAGPFGLAQPHDHWAELAPDIILTPLVAFTRGLDRLGQGAGHYDRAFAQFPDARRIGVALSAQEVEALPVDPWDMPLHAIATEKEWITP
- a CDS encoding DUF2842 domain-containing protein codes for the protein MTPSWRKPAGMLIILAIIAVWCVAVVSLSGVVGQWHWALQLPFYIVTGIVWIAPLKPLLRWMETGHWR
- a CDS encoding PA0069 family radical SAM protein, encoding MDQARPKSRAVRGATRNDESRRFNLPQNEADGDWLDDRGLIDGAPPPLRTTVTVERPRTIINRNKSPDIPFDRSINPYRGCEHGCIYCFARPSHAFHDLSPGLDFETKLFAKPDAAELLRAELAKRNYVCQPMAMGTNTDPYQPIEREWRVTRQVIEVLAACDHPLFITTKSDRVTRDLDLLVPMAAKGLAAVAISVTSLVPRIAMTIEPRAPHPVRRLMAVRRLADAGVPVYVNMAPVIPAITDSEVEAIVEQAAGAGARGVSFIPVRLPWEVAPLFRAWLDEHFPDRAGKVMSIIRSLRGGRDNDPDFHSRMRGQGPWAELLRTRFLLARRRYGIDRNGEKMRLRTDLFRPPAGPQGELF
- a CDS encoding M20 family metallopeptidase: MTTTIDRRTDWTAIGAEELADVVALRRAIHAEPEIGNHCPRTTGKLKAALVGLPLEIHDSKTTTGFVAILRGGRAGQGSNTRTVLLRGDMDALPMSEETGLDFASTVPGAMHACGHDAHCAMLAGAAKALCARKEQLSGTVVFMFQPGEEGQHGARHMIEDGLLNIVRPDAAFALHISPNAPAGLFIGREGPLLASTDTVKATIRGKGGHAAMPHDCLDPIPVACEIVGAVQTFIARRVPVSDPAVLTITQIHAGSAHNIIPDEVKLAGTLRTLSETTRGTMRAAFRQIATDIAAAHGCTAEVEIDEGYPVTMCDPRATGLVRALAGEISGEDGWSTMPAPMMGGEDFSYVLREVPGAMAFIGVAPQGSDPRTNPPLHNTKMTIDEATMAKGIAMHCAAAERYLANGFD
- a CDS encoding CoA ester lyase; translation: MRPRRSALFMPASNARAIEKARGLECDVVILDLEDAVSPDQKALARDQAVAAVRAGGFGRRELVVRANGLDSEWGADDLAAIAGVAPDAVLLPKVSSPDTLRGARAALGAGPALWAMIETCRGIVDLPAIVAAAEETGLAALVLGPNDLAKEMRCRPGVDRAPLLPAMTNLVLCARMAGIAALDGVCNAIDDPARVEAECRQGLAWGFEGKTLIHPSQIAPANAVFSPSDDEVAWARAVVTAFDDPANAGKGAIRVEGRMVELLHRDEARRTLAIAEAVAG